From the genome of Musa acuminata AAA Group cultivar baxijiao unplaced genomic scaffold, Cavendish_Baxijiao_AAA HiC_scaffold_979, whole genome shotgun sequence:
CTTTATGTTTGGAATCTATCTTTATTGGGTCGTTTTGTTATGACAACAAGCATCATCCAATTTGACATGGGAGAAAGGCAGCAGGAAACCTCAGACAAGGTGTGAGAAGGGGTCTTCTCTGAAATGGAGTTGAGGGACTCAGATGTCCCTCCTTTTGGTACTTCAATGCAGTCATGATTTGGATCTCATGAGGCATCTTGACAAGTCCACTTCCCTATCCCCAAATCCAAGATTCCAATTCAATGAGGTCAACTCATTTCACATCATGTTTCCTTTCATCAAAGAGCAATGACATGCATTCCATTCTCTTGTGAAGCCAAGGCAAGTGAATGCAATGTATTTGTACCCAAAATTCATCATCTAGTGTTGTATGTGCATGTCTTCTAGCAACATAAGCCCAAGAATTAGATGGTGTGATGCAAGTGATAAAAGACAGGTTGAACAAATGTGCTAAGCCTAAATATTCTTCACTACTTTTCCTTCCTTTTATGTCAAAACAAGCAAACCACATGGATTTCTCTACTAGTCCTTGCATGCAAACAAGTTCATGAATAACTTCTAGAGAGTAACTTCTATGTCATGCTTCTTTGTTCTGTGCCAACTAAGGCCTATGTGTTGTAATGATCATGAGATCTTTCATTCTAAAGAATACACTGACATTTTATCTAAAAGTTTAGGTCTATTAATAGATTCTGAAAATCCTTCGATATTTTTAGTAATTCTATTTCAAATATACCGATTGTGATGATATGGATGTTGATCTAAGTGGGATGTGAGTTTTCAATCTTTCTAAGTGTCGAAATCAATATTTCAAATGTTAATAAATTATAGTCTAATTAGGGTGCCCATTGATAAGTCAAAAGATCGACCACCGTAAAGATAATAATTACAAGTTGCTAAATttcttataacaaaaaaaaggttAAAGCGAGATTATCGATAGACGAGGCATTTGATGGGATATGAAGTGGCACCAAATCATTTTATTTCTCAGTATTTGGATCAAACTTGATATTAAATGTGTTTGGAAAAGTCAATCTATTATGAGGATCAACTTTTATTACAAGAAAGCCTGATTAAGCATTAGTACAGATGGTTTATTATGAGCTTTGCAACTCTCATCTTACTAGAGAAAAAGAACAATCGGCATAAGCACTACAAGATTGTTTAATTCTTATAAAAGAATAAATGAAGAACCCAATATATAGAAGCTAATTAGGTAATTTATGGATTAGCTTCTTAAGCTTGTGGTGTTGGACTGTGAAGTTGATAATATATTCTTAAGATTATGGTTCGACTTTTGTGATATGCTTCACGAAACACTTCTTTGTAGTTGATTTGCAAAGATGTTTGATCCAAATCTATTGTCTCTCGAATTCGAAAGCCTTATGTTGGTGGCATAATGATTCATTGTATAAAATTGAATCACCAATAATATTATTTCATGTTATAGTTTGTGCTGAccaacattttttttttccactCATTTTTGAATACCATCACATGATCCAATGCTTTTGTTAAGATTTTTCTCAAGTGTGTAGATAAAAGAAGTAGTGATTAGGATTCACAAGAACTTCTCTCCAAAACAAGTGACAACATCATCTTATTTGCATGATCAACATAAGCACAATCTTGATAGCTTCATCATATCGTTGCCACAAGGAGGAACATAGAATTGATTCCTAATTCTAGTAGGAGTAAGAGTTATTAATTGGATGTTGGGATCCACTAATGGGCTCATTCAAAATTGTTGTGCATGTTCCTATAAACATGGAGGTCCATTTGATTAGACTCTTAGATTTggactcttggatttgaaaaatgTTTTCTAGTCTATTccaatctatttattttctataaaaacTGCTGGCATATCTGGTGAAACATCTAATCGAATTAATATCTTTTTCCATAAGAGCTAAAAGAAATAGTAAAGAATTCAATTATTtagttttattttgatgagtgatGGCCACACATCAATTCAATAATCGTATTTAGATTAAATAAGATTAAGTACTTTAATAAGAAAATAATCCTTGATATCTTATATCAAGATCATATCAAGATTGATTGGACATTACATTTAGAGGTATATATGTGTTTGGTTTTGCTAACTCACTCCCCACTCCTATTTTGAATAATAAAGTTTTGGGGAAAAGAATAATTaggaaatgagaaaaaaaaaaaggttttagaATGCATTcatatgcctttttttttttatcaatttaagcTTCGacaatattatgataatgatttatCTCAAATGATATATATCTTTAACTTCTCGATTTTTTGCAGGAATATACATATTGAATTTAAATTTGAAGAGTAAATAAAAtaatctctctctcacacacacacatatgtgtAAATTGATAATTCATtaggatgataaaaaaaattacaaatatgtTTTAGTTTTATATATCTTTAACTCGAAAAATAATTATCAGCTAGAGGTAAAATTGGTTATagactgaatttttttttaatgggtaTTAACAATATTAGCATATGTGTAAACCATAATATTTGAagggatatatataatataatgtaaTACAATAATATCAATTAGAAAAAATAAGCACCATCAAAATCTCTCGTAATAATGGGACATAAATTAAAACATTTACCCTCTCTttgatgagaagaaaaaaaaaagagttagtAGAGGCCCTTAACTTCGTGTCTCATGTCGTACCATAACTTAACTCGTCTAGTAATAGACATCATAATCGAATCAgaattgattaaaaaattaaaaattaaatcataTCTAAGAAATTAAAATAAATCGATTGACTTTGATCGATTTTTAGATAATTCACATGAATCGATTAGATTAGATATGTATAGACACTTTTGATCAACATTTTTTCCTCCGATAATCTAGCTTCTACACCTCTTCTTATCTCCTcccaatcatctttttttttctatccctcctctatcttcttcttccttaaaATGAATACAAGGATAATGAATCAAGCATTGCAACAACAAAGAAATATGTTTCCAACTTAAATATGACACCAAAAGGGGTTATGATAGAACGAATGACACTTTAATGATTAAAAATAATCGTTCTATTGGGTGAGATATACTAATTTAATAACTCTACCAAACTATGTGTAGTGGACCAACTGTCCCAATTGCTTGAAGTCTCGAAATTTCTACCTCATTAGTtggattaatataattaattcctTATATATTATCgaatatgattttatatttataatgtcggttgatattatcatttttattatattCTATACTACTAATATATTGCTTTTATTtatctattattatttattatatataatttttaaatattttatatattataagatatttttatgtaaACACACAGTCAAGTGATTTTGAatgtacaaataaaaaaaaatctaaatcttGATTTAGGACGTAAGAAATTTGAGATTTACTTCAGTATCGAACGATCGAAGTTGCCCGACATCTCCTTGCACGAATCTCAACAATTACTTTTAGAGTAAGAAGACAAGTTGACTAGGCAACGTTAAATTATAATAACCTCACTTAAAAATTATATACTTCCTCTTGTTTTAgaagtataattatttatattacttcttagaatattttctttaattttggAAGGATAAAATAGCATGGGGAGCTTTGTTTCTCTCTCTAAAATCACAATCTTAATTTGCTACTTGCCCCCTACTCTGACTTGTTTTCAAGATTGACTTGATATTTTTGTTTTTGGCCTCTTGGTCAAAACTCACAAAGTCACCCATCAAGGGATAAAATTTAATTACCTTTCAAATCAAGAAAGAAAATTAGATAATTCAATAATTAAATATGTCAAGATCATACATTCCTAAAACATtaatttattcttaaaaaaattatttatatttttgttttgtaGGTTTTTAAAGGAACCATCCCAAGTGGCATATCTTCTAAGCTAAAATGTTatcacaaaataatattttttatacaaaacaattataaaattaataataatttcatcAAAACATAATTGATTATTTTTTACAAAACATGGGTTATGATCCGAAAATCTTACAATCACTTCTTTACCAATCAAATTAGATAATACATTATTCCCGAAATAATTAATTGATTGATGAataattaatgatttttttttttttgcttttactaAACTTAGATTATCTTATCCAAGCATATAGTCTACTAAAACTCTTAAAACTCATTTTCTTCTCCATCGACATCTTTAATCAACATTTCTAGTTATTAATACAtaagttgatatatatatatatatatatatatatatatatatatatatatatgagtaaatTAAGGGGGAAAATATTCTTATTCTAATAGCGACCCTTTGCTTAGGTTGggcaacaaagaagaagaagaagcttgctTGTCCAAGTTTTGTTTGACCCCACAAAACCCAAGAAAGGAATAGAATGGGAAAGAAAGAATAACACGTTTGGTGACAAATAAATATCCAAACCAACCGCGTGGTCTCTCTCTAtccttcctccttccttcctCAAACCCACCCTCCTCCTCAATTATTAATGTGACATAAAATTACACCCACAcacacatatttatatttatatatatatatccaaaataatatatataccttTTTTATTTAACTTAAATTGGACATCAAATTTATCATTTGGCTTAAATTTTGTTTAGCAtcaacaaattatatatatatttttccaagAGTAAATACTGAAGATGAGATTTGATATCAGAAGCATAATTAGGAGTGAATAATTTGAGTTATTTTGGTAATCTAATCATTCGAAGGGGCATACATGTTATATTAATATTGATAAGGGCAAATGTAATAATCGTAGACTTGTGTAAGGACTGATACGTAAAACCGTGTGCTATAAACTTAGTGCGGTCATCACCACACCACGAACACCCCACGACAAGAAAGCGAGAAAAGGTAGTCACCGGAAAGCAGCTGCGACcacaaccaccaccaccgccCGCGCCGCCCTCATGGCCGATCCCTCCGACGAAGCTCCCCCCGCCGCCAAGAAACCCTTCTCCCTCCCCCGATCCTTCACCTACCATCACCACCCGGGCCGTCCCTCGATCGCGAAGCCCCCCTCGAGCCGCTTCGCCGCCGACGGCCCGGACAAGCGCCCCAAGGTCGTCCTCTACAGTACCTCGCTCCGTGGCGTCCGTCGCACCTTCGACGATTGCCGCTCCGTCCGCGCTATCCTCCGCGGCCTTCGCGTCGCCGTCGACGAGCGCGACGTGTCCCTGGACGCCGCCTTCCGCCGCGATCTGCAGGCCGCGCTCAAGGGCCGGCCCTTTGCCCTCCCCCAGGTCTTCGTCGGCGCTCGGTGGATCGGCGGCGCCGAGGAGATCCGGCAGATGCACGAGGCCGGCGAGCTCGCGAAGATGCTCGAGGGGGTCGCCCGCCAGGACCCCGCCTTCGTCTGCCACGGATGCGGCGGGGTCCGATTCGCGCCCTGCCCGACATGTAGCGGCAGTCGGAAGGTGTTCatcgaggaggagaggaggctgcGGCGATGCCTGGAGTGCAACGAGAACGGATTGGTACGCTGCCCTGACTGCTGCTATTGAACTGCCCCCACAATCTTTATCTACATAAAAGACAATAACGTATCAAGAACTGATTACAAGGAAGACAGGAGAAAACAAATAGGGTTTTCTTCTGTTTTGGATTGCTCCTATATTGTTTTTCTTGATTCTGTGAAGTTGATTGCGTTGTGCTTGAGGAGGGATGCCATTTGATTGAGATGCATGTGGGATTTGTGGATTTCTCCTGTTGCTCGGTGATGGGTTTTCTTAAATGCTTTCTgtagaagaaaggaaaagaacataTGGTTCTTCTCGGAGAGTGATTATCGATCATAAAGCTTGTATGTGCATATACTAAAATAAGTTGGGTTGTTAATGTAAATATAGTGTTGATCTATCAATGTTATATTGAACGGATGTTGTGTGTTCTCACGTTTATTGAGGCATCTGGATGGATGCAACACTTTTGGTTTAGCTGTTCATTCTTTTGTCCTGTTTGGATTATTGTCTTTCAGTGCATTTGCTGTGATCCCTCTCAGCAAGATGGGTTTCTATTGATTGCAAAGTATAGATTACCTGTTGCTTGTTTTTAATCAGAAAATTGCTGACAAAAGTTTGTCTTGACTGCAGCTATGATCATGGGCCTCTGTTTTAGTGGTTTTGTTGTCTATTTGTTTCTTGTGTTGAATTTCTGAAGATATTAGAATGTTTTTGTGGTTCTGAATTTTGGAGCATCTCATTCTTTTTAATGTTAAATATAGTTGGGTTATGGATCTTGATGGAGACGATGGTAATGGTTTATGGTTTGCTGATTCTGGTATCGAGTAGGCAGATTCATACGGTAGAGAAAATATGTTCAGAGAGATGTTGAAGATAACTCTTTTGCTACGTTTGGGGTGATTCATGAAACCGATGATAAGAATGGAAGTTAAGAATATTAAGGTTGTAGAACTAAGGTAGGAACCAAAACATACTTTCCTTCCAAGAAATTGTTGGAGCTCTAGAACAAAATTAAATAATGAAGTGTCACAAAGTTTGTTTTGATGTGGTAGCTAGCGGAATAGTCTTAGCAAAACAGGTTTTATGGACAGAAAGGTTACTAAGGCGCACTAGACCATAAGAAGAAATTGGATTAGGAATTTGAGGGAGAGGTATTGTAATATTTGGTGTTCTAAAGAAGAAATTTTTGTACTGCTTTTTTAGAAGTTTTGATGGCTGATAAAGTTGTtgcttaaaatttattatttcatCTACGGGAGCATACATTATTATTGCCGATCCTTTTACTagacatcaacaacaacaacaaagttggaagtcccaactatttggggtcagctaGATGGATCTTTTGTCGTCAGTACgatatgtaaaaagtcatatgtttataGATTTCACAGCGACAAAAGATTCATGTTGCCGACCTCAAATAGTTGGAACTTACGACTTTGTTCTTGTTGTTGATGCTTGGTAagaaatcaataataataatatatgcttCCATAGATAAAACATTAAATTTTAAGTAACATTTTTACTAGACATCCTAGAGAGTTAATTTaagtttgtcatcatggatgtgtAAGATCATTCTAAGATTTTCCAATGGTCAATATAaaatttgactcaaaatttttttttcaatggTTATTATAAAGTGactcatttttttaattattaaatgaaGATTTAGTTACTTGTTACACATAATTGTTAAAATTTGATTATAAAAGAATTTGTTGCACATAGTCACAGTCATTCATTGCACATGAGCGAAACATTGAGCTTGGAAATTATTTTGGGAACTTTCTCACGTGTAATGGTTATGAttgaaaatttttatttcttttctttcattgTTCACTCTTGAAGGTTTCTTGTAGTCTTACCACAACACAACATccgtttcttccccctttttatcCAGGGTAAATAAAGGCCTATGTCTCATCACCTTCAGGCTATTTGCGTATCTTGTAAAAAGTTGTTCTGCTTTTGGTTTGTGTCCTTTTAATCTGTTGACATGTGAAAGTCTGCTTCTTTTTCTTTCACCTTTTACTTTTCAGCTTTTGGATATCAGGCTTTGAGGAACACATGATTACATTGTACTAGTCATCATCATTTTCTGCTACCCTTGGATCAATTATTACAGCAATGCTTTCAGTTCTAATCACTCTCCTCTCTGATTTATGTGACTGCCAGAAGCCTTTTCTTTTATTCTAATGCTGAATTATCTAATTAAAGCTTTATTGTTACCGAGTTTAATCGATGGTTTATTAGATATTTTGTGCATCCATCCATGCTGCAAATTCGTTTCTGAAAGAAATTTAGCCGACAAAAATATTCCTATATGTCCTCTTACTTGCGTTCTCAACACTGTTTAGTCATTTGTTATGTGTGCTTTCTTATAGCTTTGATTTATCTGATTTACTTGATCACTCACGCATCAAATACCTTTCTTGGTTCTAAAGTTAATAGATTTAAGGATTTGTTAGGGATCTATTTCTTTGTCTCAGCTTCCCAATATCTTCTTTGTATAATCAGGTGTACTTTGGAATTCTGAATAGTTAATGTAGCGACATCATTATGACACTCAATGCTCCCACCTCCACAAATCATCACTGCTGAAGTGGGTTGTCACATGATGAGTAGACTATATATCCTGCTTTACCTTTTACCTTCTTTGAGATATCTATTGCCCCATGTGATCACTGGTTAAGAAAAATTCTCTCACTAGCGTGCAGCCAAGGTGAGCTTATACTCCTATATGAATGTATAATGTGATTATTAGGTTTTTCCACACCAAAAAAGGGGGTTCAGGTTTTAGAACAAGGCAATCATTCATGAAAGATTAGGGATCAGCCTTGGATGCAACCTAGGCTTCTGCTCTAATGATCTCTTCATGCTATTTCTCTCAAAGAGCGTTGGATCAGACATTTACTTGATGAATACAACTAGCAACTAGGACTTTTGGAATGAATATTTCTTTTCCTGTAAACTTATTCAGCACCTGGGAGAAGCATATCAGTTTCTGAAGAACTATctgcaagaaaaaaagaagaaaaagctaCAAGCAGTTGTTTATGAGCTATGATTTCAACATAGAGGTTAAACCATGTTTTGTGATACTGTCTGTGCTATGCATgctcttaaaaattatatatttgtttGGCGTAAGTTTGTTTATATATTCTACATTTTTACTGGTTTTCATTCTCATTCTGGATCTATTTGATGAGTCTGTAAGATCTAAAAAGTCTTCCCATTGGCATGCGTGCCCCTCTTATTTTTCAATGTCATTAGAATATGAGTTAATAGTGTCATATTTGCTCATCAATGCCATTTGACAAAGAGCAAAGGGCGTTGGGCTCGTATTCAAAGTATTATCATATTAGAaaggaaggaagagaaagaatTGTTAAGTATTTTTCGGAAGGTCAGAAACATTTGCATCATTAATCTCATCTCAACTGAGGGCTTGCATTTCATATTCAATTTCTTGGGAAGGATCACGTAAGAGGTTTTGTCAACTTCTTGCAAAGGATCATTTCACGGGATTTGTTGACGAAATATCTTTGTGATGGTAAGTCAATATGTGTTTATTGGCTTAGACGTCAAAagtctataaatatttttttaataaattcataattaaaataaatctaGATAGAGTTTGTTTTATATAATCATTCCTAATacattttactttcgtaattataaagatattaatatatattttttttataatatatcaaAGGTGGCTAACTACAAGCGTTAATTTGTAATTAGTCATTGTACATAATATATGCACCAAAAAACATAAAATTCTACGTCGAAATAGTTCGAAATGCTGATATGCATATGTAAGAAGCATAGTAAATTCATGGGCTTCTACACCTCgtatcataacatatatatatattctcacatCGCACGTCATCGTAATATATACGTGTATTCTCACATCACATGtcgtcataatatatacgtgtacGCCCACACcacatgtcataatatatacacGTGTACTCCCACATCGTATGTCACAATATATACGTGCACCCTCATACCATATGTCATGATGCATATATTCGCTCTTACACCGcacattataatatatacgtgTATTTTCACACcacatattataatatatacgtgTACTTTCACACTGCACGTTGTAATACATATGTGCACTCCTATATTGCATGtcataacatatatatgtattctcACATCGCACATCATAATATGCACCGCATATCATAATATATGTGTATTATATGTCATAATATTTTTATGCACTATCACATgatcatatatgcatgtatataagatatttttatcgtaattcatatattttttatgtttacaaaatatatacattcatatttaACTCAGAACAATCATATCACTCGTACGTCATCATATGCACGTATACAATATAGttttatcataattcatatatttttttatttataaaatatatatattcatatttaactTATGACAATCATATTATCCGTACATCATCCATCATatatgcatataagatatttttatcataatttatgtatttttatacttaaaaaatacatatatttaACTCATGACGATAAACCTTCTCCACTTCTTTCCCTGAGATCTCTCTCTTTCCTCCCTTTGctcctttctctcttctttttcctcctctctATTTTTATatatctccttcctcttttctttccctttctttccttttctcgcttcctttctttcttcttctatattcttcccttctacccTACAGCCTcatccttctcttttcttctcttatcCTCCTcccctttttctcctttttttttcttcttcctctctttcctctcctcctTCACTTTCTtcattctcttcctctcttcttctt
Proteins encoded in this window:
- the LOC135665307 gene encoding uncharacterized protein At5g39865-like, which translates into the protein MADPSDEAPPAAKKPFSLPRSFTYHHHPGRPSIAKPPSSRFAADGPDKRPKVVLYSTSLRGVRRTFDDCRSVRAILRGLRVAVDERDVSLDAAFRRDLQAALKGRPFALPQVFVGARWIGGAEEIRQMHEAGELAKMLEGVARQDPAFVCHGCGGVRFAPCPTCSGSRKVFIEEERRLRRCLECNENGLVRCPDCCY